A window of Ruminococcus champanellensis 18P13 = JCM 17042 contains these coding sequences:
- a CDS encoding FeoB-associated Cys-rich membrane protein — MEWFSANIGTILVLLIVCALVALVVRKMIRDRRKGKSSCGCNCGCCPNSGMCHSKPPKK; from the coding sequence ATGGAATGGTTCAGTGCAAACATCGGAACGATCCTGGTTTTGCTGATCGTGTGTGCTTTGGTGGCATTGGTGGTGCGGAAAATGATCCGTGACCGACGCAAAGGCAAATCCTCCTGCGGCTGCAACTGTGGTTGCTGCCCCAACAGCGGCATGTGCCACTCGAAGCCCCCGAAAAAATAG
- a CDS encoding GDSL-type esterase/lipase family protein — protein MNNRKQKWTALGVAGALLLPLAGITGFASDAADVRTLQKALIQKDALAQGQDLNEDGAVNGFDLVRLRRQVLEASQSGEIRETDVAITEQTAKLVGRTLRKGDTTWLVQSGAAAEFTVTGTSAELTLAGDGCAAGDEKYRPRYAVYVDGELLCDSLMSETETKLQLFSGDTVRHATVKVIHLSEANNGAIGVRNLHVAAPDSLAYPCAPTAKKPLSIEFIGDSITCAYGVEGKDQYEAFRTDTENFMKSYAYLTAQLLDADYSAVSYSGYGVVSGYTTGERNTESLVPDCYDLVGKLPDYAEAWDFDSHTNDVVVINLGTNDSSYLSQDFDGRKDEFTAAYTAFLKQVREKNPAAVIICTMGTMGGEDLYPLIQQAITDYTAETGDSQVRSYQSATQKPANGLGSDWHPSALTHELSAYVLADQICTAIGREWSKIGLDAASDGIYDVKINTEAGANAAHYVGYDKSFWINMVGGGTKPEDIQAYVGGLTLTPGTYELAFDYTSTVDVTVTYGVQQLDDPEQSCVSGSIDATGTKQHAAKTFTITEPVEDAAIVFNLGGTDYYNITLSDITLFKKA, from the coding sequence ATGAACAACCGCAAACAGAAATGGACTGCGCTTGGAGTGGCAGGCGCATTGCTGCTGCCTTTGGCAGGCATCACCGGATTTGCATCGGATGCAGCCGATGTGCGAACTCTGCAAAAGGCATTGATTCAGAAGGATGCCCTTGCCCAGGGACAGGATCTGAACGAAGACGGGGCAGTCAATGGCTTTGACCTGGTGCGGCTGCGCCGACAGGTGCTGGAGGCATCCCAGTCCGGCGAGATCCGGGAAACGGACGTTGCCATTACGGAGCAGACCGCCAAGCTGGTGGGCAGGACCCTGCGGAAGGGGGACACCACCTGGCTGGTGCAGAGCGGTGCCGCTGCGGAATTTACCGTGACCGGTACATCGGCGGAGCTGACGCTGGCAGGGGACGGCTGCGCAGCAGGAGATGAGAAATACCGTCCCCGGTATGCGGTATATGTGGATGGAGAACTGCTTTGCGATAGCCTGATGAGTGAAACGGAAACAAAGCTCCAGCTGTTTTCCGGTGATACGGTTCGCCACGCAACGGTGAAGGTGATCCACCTGTCGGAGGCGAACAACGGTGCCATCGGTGTAAGGAATCTCCATGTCGCCGCTCCGGATTCTTTGGCATACCCCTGCGCTCCTACGGCGAAAAAACCCCTGTCCATCGAGTTTATCGGGGATTCCATCACCTGTGCTTACGGGGTGGAGGGCAAGGATCAGTATGAAGCCTTCCGGACGGATACGGAGAATTTCATGAAATCCTATGCGTATCTCACTGCCCAGCTGCTGGACGCAGACTACAGCGCCGTATCCTACAGCGGATACGGGGTGGTTTCCGGCTACACCACCGGGGAGCGGAATACGGAGTCCCTGGTGCCGGATTGCTATGACCTGGTGGGCAAGCTGCCGGATTATGCAGAAGCATGGGATTTCGACAGCCATACCAACGATGTGGTGGTCATCAACCTGGGTACCAATGATTCCTCCTATCTGAGCCAGGATTTTGATGGGCGCAAGGATGAATTTACCGCAGCCTACACTGCATTTCTCAAGCAGGTGCGGGAGAAGAACCCGGCAGCAGTCATCATCTGCACCATGGGCACCATGGGGGGCGAGGATTTGTATCCTCTGATCCAGCAGGCTATCACGGATTACACGGCGGAAACCGGGGACAGCCAGGTGCGCAGCTACCAGTCCGCTACCCAGAAGCCTGCCAACGGGCTTGGCTCCGACTGGCACCCCTCCGCCCTGACCCATGAGCTGAGCGCCTATGTGCTGGCGGATCAGATCTGCACCGCCATCGGCAGGGAGTGGAGCAAGATCGGGCTGGATGCTGCATCGGACGGTATCTACGATGTGAAGATCAACACAGAAGCCGGCGCCAATGCCGCCCATTATGTGGGCTACGACAAGTCCTTCTGGATCAATATGGTGGGCGGCGGCACGAAGCCGGAGGATATTCAGGCATATGTGGGGGGACTGACCCTGACGCCGGGCACCTATGAGCTGGCGTTTGACTATACCTCCACTGTGGATGTGACCGTAACCTATGGGGTGCAGCAGCTGGATGATCCGGAGCAAAGCTGCGTTTCCGGCAGCATCGATGCCACCGGCACCAAGCAGCATGCAGCCAAGACCTTCACCATTACCGAGCCTGTGGAGGATGCGGCAATTGTATTTAATCTGGGAGGGACGGATTATTATAACATCACCCTGTCGGATATTACGCTCTTTAAAAAGGCATAA
- a CDS encoding alpha/beta hydrolase-fold protein — protein MKSMALIAASVLLLGCTGCSLSSGASQASGQAESIHSQVNPPPEDSSITLVNRMTKAERERTALTVFIAEEWDHAAQFLLERSLRLLRIYDEELGMEFTARIILPPGYDPRKKYPVMLDTDGIWRTGLVPQAPLQEHAPTILRDDGSNGVYYHMDDLWQLTSALSLRELMDGTNYEPVILVSLGFSRYPVEWQTERAKMQTILEKREALLHFITDNLMPRLGQEFPLCYERSTLCGYGTGALFSHYALFQADQYENQPFGGYLIADPTFQVYSQLKHDPAPDAWKSDFGCAQSHMDKFVMLRYSTRMPEDLASSQNADSDPDPIQQLTQRLVELSAPGSFEPIEGHYGSDVSGVLLEFLKEYYAI, from the coding sequence ATGAAATCCATGGCTCTTATAGCAGCAAGCGTATTGCTGCTGGGCTGCACCGGATGCAGTCTGTCTTCGGGTGCTTCCCAGGCATCCGGACAGGCAGAATCCATACACTCCCAGGTCAATCCTCCACCGGAGGATTCATCCATCACTCTGGTAAACCGCATGACCAAGGCGGAACGGGAACGCACCGCCCTCACCGTCTTTATCGCCGAGGAATGGGATCATGCCGCCCAGTTCCTGCTGGAGCGCTCCCTGCGGCTGCTTAGGATTTACGATGAAGAACTGGGAATGGAGTTTACAGCCAGAATCATCCTGCCGCCCGGATATGATCCCAGAAAAAAATACCCGGTGATGCTGGATACGGACGGCATCTGGCGAACGGGACTGGTGCCCCAGGCGCCCTTGCAGGAGCATGCACCGACGATCCTCCGGGACGACGGCTCAAACGGGGTCTACTACCATATGGATGACCTGTGGCAATTGACCAGTGCCCTGTCCCTCCGGGAGCTGATGGATGGAACAAACTATGAGCCGGTGATCCTGGTGAGTCTGGGATTTTCCAGGTATCCGGTGGAATGGCAGACGGAACGTGCCAAAATGCAGACCATCCTGGAGAAACGGGAAGCCCTGCTGCATTTCATTACCGACAATCTGATGCCCCGGCTGGGACAGGAATTCCCCCTGTGCTACGAACGCTCCACCCTATGCGGTTACGGCACCGGCGCATTGTTCAGTCACTACGCCCTGTTCCAGGCGGATCAGTACGAAAACCAGCCCTTCGGGGGCTATCTGATCGCAGACCCTACCTTCCAGGTCTATTCCCAGCTAAAGCATGATCCGGCACCGGATGCCTGGAAAAGCGACTTCGGCTGCGCTCAATCCCATATGGACAAATTCGTAATGCTCCGGTACAGTACCCGAATGCCGGAGGATCTTGCTTCCAGTCAGAATGCGGATTCCGATCCCGACCCTATACAGCAGTTGACCCAGCGGCTCGTGGAACTGTCCGCTCCCGGCTCGTTTGAACCCATAGAGGGGCATTACGGCAGCGATGTGTCCGGCGTTCTGCTGGAATTTCTGAAAGAATATTACGCTATATAA
- a CDS encoding glycoside hydrolase family 44 protein yields the protein MNRYKSFGAALLFTIAALSAALPGAGGADTSYQMQVAIDLGGEGKAISPYIYGINQSGNQENYNKFTVNAIRQGGNRFTGYNWETNASNAGADWQHCSDNYLSDSSDPADCVQTLSREAAANGIGYKLATLQLAGYVAADKNGSVSEAETAPSDRWNQVVLTKGSAFADTPDLTDGNVYMDEYVHYIIEKLGNSQSASGIQGYSLDNEPALWHTSHSRLHPNPVTIAELHEKSVEMAKAVKALDPDAEIFGPALYGYTAYDHLADGDSSTEWETIQAEKGYHWYLDCYLDQMKQASDAAGTRLLDVLDIHYYSESARVGAEDRVQSVRTLYEAGFAENSWIGKWCQANVPILPTVQKSIDTYYPGTKLAISEYNYGGEDVSATIAQAEALGCYADANVYFASLWGGNEYMFSGINLYTNYDGKGGKFGDTLMPTKTADVSLASAYAAVNGTDQSVVTAMLTNKDMSRQETASIALNHSDKQYEAAAVYAVSGDSADIRLLDIVTDVSDNTVQVTLPAYSAAMIVITDDASDFDGLEIYDPSKVTERVECFEDPESMLNANGYVEIPITDPEHLKEIRLTADVTSSAGSSWAYAGCAVCINAKDAAGNKFWTSKGYQLSLGTGSKAKVEFDGTLENADKETVEAVIADGKVELQKWWDSSAAKEEEKEDIITVKYTRVEVVYSVSDTPSILRGDVNSDGEVTIADVVRLCRYVAEDTELTPAMTEEQLPCADVNGDSIVDSSDITLIARYLAHLVDAL from the coding sequence ATGAACAGGTACAAATCCTTTGGGGCAGCCCTGCTGTTTACCATTGCTGCCCTGTCTGCGGCTCTGCCGGGTGCCGGCGGCGCAGACACCAGCTATCAGATGCAGGTGGCAATTGACCTTGGCGGCGAAGGCAAGGCGATCAGCCCCTATATCTACGGCATCAACCAAAGCGGAAACCAGGAAAACTACAACAAATTCACGGTCAACGCCATCCGGCAGGGCGGCAACCGGTTTACCGGCTACAACTGGGAGACCAACGCATCCAATGCCGGGGCGGACTGGCAGCACTGTTCGGACAATTATTTGTCCGATTCCAGTGATCCGGCGGACTGTGTGCAGACCCTGTCCAGGGAGGCGGCGGCCAACGGCATTGGCTATAAGCTGGCGACTTTGCAGCTGGCAGGCTATGTGGCAGCGGACAAGAACGGTTCCGTATCCGAAGCGGAGACTGCTCCCTCCGACCGGTGGAATCAGGTTGTGCTGACCAAGGGCAGTGCCTTTGCGGATACGCCGGATCTGACGGACGGAAACGTATATATGGATGAGTATGTGCATTACATCATCGAAAAGCTGGGAAATTCTCAAAGCGCTTCCGGCATCCAGGGCTACAGCCTGGACAATGAGCCTGCTTTGTGGCATACCAGTCACAGCCGGCTGCATCCGAATCCGGTGACCATTGCGGAGCTGCACGAAAAATCCGTGGAAATGGCAAAGGCGGTGAAGGCACTGGATCCCGATGCGGAGATCTTCGGTCCTGCCCTGTATGGCTACACCGCCTACGATCACCTGGCGGATGGCGACAGCTCCACCGAATGGGAAACCATCCAGGCAGAGAAAGGCTATCACTGGTATCTGGACTGCTACCTGGATCAGATGAAGCAGGCATCCGATGCAGCCGGTACCCGTCTGCTGGATGTGCTGGATATTCACTACTATTCCGAATCCGCAAGAGTCGGGGCGGAGGATCGTGTCCAGTCCGTCCGGACTCTGTACGAGGCTGGCTTTGCGGAAAATAGCTGGATCGGCAAGTGGTGCCAGGCGAATGTACCCATTCTGCCTACGGTGCAGAAGTCCATTGACACCTACTACCCGGGTACCAAGCTTGCCATTTCCGAGTACAACTACGGGGGCGAGGATGTGAGCGCCACCATCGCCCAGGCAGAAGCCCTGGGCTGCTATGCGGATGCTAACGTATACTTTGCGTCTCTCTGGGGCGGCAATGAATACATGTTCTCCGGCATCAATCTTTACACCAATTATGACGGCAAGGGCGGCAAATTCGGAGATACGCTGATGCCCACAAAGACGGCGGATGTTTCTCTTGCAAGCGCCTATGCGGCTGTCAACGGTACGGATCAGAGCGTTGTGACCGCCATGCTCACCAATAAGGACATGTCCAGACAGGAGACTGCCTCCATTGCCCTGAATCATTCCGACAAGCAGTATGAAGCGGCGGCTGTGTATGCAGTATCCGGAGACAGCGCCGACATCCGGCTGCTGGATATTGTAACGGATGTGTCGGATAATACGGTTCAGGTAACACTGCCTGCATACTCCGCAGCCATGATCGTGATCACGGATGACGCCTCCGACTTTGACGGTCTGGAGATCTATGACCCCAGCAAGGTGACCGAACGGGTGGAGTGTTTTGAGGATCCGGAGAGCATGCTGAACGCAAACGGCTATGTGGAGATCCCCATTACGGATCCGGAGCATCTCAAGGAGATCCGTCTGACTGCGGATGTGACCTCCAGTGCAGGCTCCTCCTGGGCGTATGCAGGCTGTGCAGTGTGCATCAACGCAAAGGATGCCGCAGGCAACAAGTTCTGGACCTCCAAGGGTTATCAGTTGAGTCTGGGTACCGGCAGCAAGGCAAAGGTGGAATTTGACGGTACACTGGAGAATGCCGACAAGGAAACGGTGGAGGCGGTGATTGCCGACGGTAAGGTAGAACTGCAAAAGTGGTGGGATTCCTCCGCTGCAAAGGAAGAAGAGAAGGAGGATATCATTACCGTCAAGTACACCAGGGTGGAGGTGGTATACAGTGTCAGCGACACGCCTTCCATCCTGCGGGGAGACGTGAACAGCGATGGAGAAGTCACCATTGCGGATGTAGTACGGCTTTGCCGCTATGTGGCAGAGGATACGGAGCTGACCCCCGCCATGACAGAGGAACAGCTACCCTGTGCGGATGTGAACGGGGACAGCATTGTGGATTCCAGTGACATTACCCTGATTGCCCGGTATCTGGCGCATCTGGTGGATGCTCTTTGA
- a CDS encoding acyltransferase family protein codes for MESKRNYQLDVLKFFFTLCIFLYHARLLAPAGGLARQISDKWGWFGVHFFFIVSGMLMANSFMRHRTEQTQEPGKAAVRFVVHKFRSIAGIYFISFSFNFVIRFCIELHAHQDVSALTTLWKLILGSVPELFLVQMSGVRQIGVNSVTWYISAMLLVMLPLYYFLCKKPDFFLHVFSPTAALMLYGFFTQMDNGYFDQNDCIGPFSGGVLRALCGICAGAATWALAQWIREHLSDQQYSTKLTLIEVLFSVYLLLVWIFPSFSAHLMYGALLPIPLLVAVVFSGKSRISALFQMPWLRHINRLSMLIYFNHYAARQLITRFDLWLDRPYLQRYLLMAMLTAGFCLLCATLEWLIHRCFSQKASKPV; via the coding sequence ATGGAATCCAAACGCAACTATCAGCTGGATGTGCTGAAATTCTTTTTTACCCTGTGTATTTTCCTGTACCACGCCAGACTGCTGGCGCCTGCCGGCGGTCTTGCCCGGCAGATCTCCGACAAGTGGGGCTGGTTCGGGGTGCATTTCTTCTTCATCGTCTCCGGCATGCTGATGGCGAACAGCTTCATGCGCCACCGGACGGAGCAGACCCAGGAGCCGGGAAAAGCCGCCGTCCGCTTTGTGGTACACAAATTCCGCAGCATCGCCGGGATCTACTTCATTTCCTTTTCCTTCAACTTTGTAATCCGGTTTTGCATTGAGCTGCACGCCCACCAGGATGTATCCGCCCTGACCACGCTGTGGAAGCTGATCCTGGGCAGCGTACCGGAGCTGTTTCTGGTACAGATGTCCGGGGTGCGGCAGATCGGCGTCAACAGCGTGACCTGGTACATCTCCGCCATGCTGCTGGTGATGCTGCCTCTGTACTACTTCCTCTGCAAAAAGCCGGACTTTTTCCTGCATGTATTCAGCCCCACGGCGGCGCTGATGCTGTACGGCTTTTTCACCCAGATGGACAATGGCTACTTCGATCAGAACGACTGTATCGGTCCCTTCAGCGGCGGCGTGCTTCGTGCCCTCTGCGGCATTTGCGCCGGGGCTGCCACCTGGGCATTGGCACAGTGGATCCGGGAGCATCTCTCTGACCAGCAGTACAGCACCAAGCTGACTCTCATCGAGGTGCTGTTCAGCGTCTATCTGCTCCTGGTGTGGATCTTCCCCAGCTTCAGTGCGCATCTCATGTACGGCGCCCTGCTCCCCATCCCCCTGCTGGTGGCAGTGGTGTTCAGCGGCAAGAGCCGGATCTCCGCCCTGTTCCAGATGCCCTGGCTCCGGCACATCAACCGGCTGTCCATGCTGATTTACTTCAATCACTACGCTGCCCGGCAGTTAATCACGAGATTTGACCTGTGGCTGGATCGCCCCTATTTGCAGCGCTATCTGCTGATGGCAATGCTCACTGCTGGGTTCTGCCTGCTGTGTGCCACCCTGGAATGGCTCATCCACCGATGCTTCTCCCAGAAAGCATCCAAACCCGTATAA
- a CDS encoding slipin family protein, whose translation MKTMIIQDNQRGLLIKHGRFMRLLEPGKYRLFGDTRVEVLELNQPLTSGSCTLETLLACPEIAKQTASVQVADQQLALHFVDGIFAEALSKGQHAFWSIQHSHTFQLVSIATPEVAPDVPRYIFSRLPSVYYVKVEVSPYDRARLYFDRKLVGVLEPGTYYYWRCSVQVQADFVDTRLTSMTVTGQELLTQDKVSLRISYVYSYRITDYVRIALEINDFKEQLHVAAQLALRDYVGMHPLDEILESKEELSDYVTGRLREKAEKLFVEITDGGVKDIILPGEIRDIMNTVLVAQKRAQASVITRREEVASTRSLLNTAKLMDENRTLYKLKELESIERICSNVGSISLSGGSDLLTQLAGLLQGEK comes from the coding sequence ATGAAAACCATGATCATTCAGGACAATCAGAGAGGCTTGCTCATCAAGCACGGCAGATTCATGCGGCTGCTGGAACCGGGAAAATATCGCCTGTTCGGGGATACCCGGGTGGAGGTGCTGGAGCTGAACCAGCCTCTGACCTCCGGCAGTTGCACCCTGGAGACCTTGTTGGCATGCCCGGAGATTGCCAAGCAGACTGCTTCCGTCCAGGTAGCAGACCAGCAGCTGGCGCTGCATTTTGTGGACGGGATCTTTGCGGAAGCCCTGTCCAAGGGGCAGCATGCCTTCTGGAGCATCCAGCACAGCCATACCTTCCAGTTGGTGAGCATTGCTACCCCGGAGGTGGCACCGGATGTGCCCCGGTATATCTTTTCCCGGCTGCCTTCCGTATATTATGTGAAGGTGGAGGTATCCCCCTACGACCGGGCACGGCTGTACTTTGACCGGAAGCTGGTGGGCGTGCTGGAGCCGGGCACCTATTACTACTGGCGGTGCAGCGTGCAGGTGCAGGCGGATTTCGTGGATACCCGGCTGACTTCCATGACCGTCACCGGCCAGGAGCTGCTGACCCAGGACAAGGTGAGTCTGCGGATCAGCTATGTGTATAGCTACCGGATCACAGACTATGTGCGGATCGCCCTGGAGATCAACGATTTCAAGGAACAACTGCATGTGGCAGCCCAGCTGGCGCTCCGGGATTATGTGGGCATGCACCCGCTGGACGAGATCCTGGAAAGCAAGGAGGAACTGTCCGACTATGTGACCGGGCGGCTCCGGGAAAAGGCGGAGAAGCTGTTTGTGGAGATCACCGACGGAGGCGTGAAGGACATCATCCTGCCCGGGGAGATCCGGGACATCATGAACACGGTGCTGGTGGCGCAGAAGCGTGCCCAGGCCAGCGTCATTACCCGCCGGGAGGAGGTTGCTTCCACCCGTTCCCTGCTGAATACAGCCAAGCTCATGGACGAGAACCGCACCCTGTATAAGCTCAAGGAGCTGGAGAGCATCGAGCGGATCTGCAGCAATGTGGGCAGTATCAGTCTCAGCGGCGGCTCGGATCTGCTGACCCAGCTGGCAGGACTGTTGCAGGGGGAGAAATAG
- a CDS encoding helix-turn-helix transcriptional regulator, translating into MKNKRMKIARIAHDMNQEELAKRVGVTRQTIGMIEQGNYNPTLKLCMAICDALDCTLDTLFWIPKEERSQEDETR; encoded by the coding sequence ATGAAAAACAAACGCATGAAGATTGCCCGTATTGCCCACGACATGAATCAGGAGGAGCTTGCAAAGCGGGTGGGTGTAACCAGACAAACCATCGGCATGATCGAACAGGGGAATTACAATCCAACCCTGAAGCTTTGTATGGCAATTTGTGATGCGCTGGATTGTACTCTGGACACACTTTTCTGGATTCCCAAAGAGGAGAGGAGCCAAGAAGATGAAACAAGATGA
- a CDS encoding heavy metal translocating P-type ATPase, with amino-acid sequence MQYTIAYDNHNRLRLRCGDYVLTREKANGLTEQLLELQGVRTAQVNFRTGSILVTYTPGARQEILAWVGGLQRSQIPEVGLTAAEQADDEFRRDLEQMLAGRLLRKLIPSPIRNLMTIYRAVKYILRALDTLLRFEMDISVLDGVSIGVSIAQGHFKTASSVMFLLAVSDRLEAYTKKRTRLALSEQLSLNVDSVWLRCGADSVKVPFDRVQVGDQVIVRTGSVIPFDGTVCDEEGMVNQATMTGESEAVHKKPGDSVFAGTTVEAGTLVVEVRSLAADSRLNQIISLIDESENLKAGVQSKAEHLADAIVPYSFLGFGLVWLLSGNLTKALSVLMVDFSCAIKLSTPISVISAMREAAEYGATVKGGKYLEAFAEADAIVFDKTGTLTNASPEVSDVICFNGFERDEVLTTAACLEEHFPHSMAVAVVKKAAAEGLLHEERHAEVEYLVAHGIVTHYGGNRAIIGSEHFVFEDEGIPRTPEQTALMREKAAGGSAIFLAIGGQLAGMLVIDDPVRREAKDVIRALRSRGIHRICMLTGDAESAAARVSRELGIDKYVAQVLPEHKSEFVKKLQQEGFRVIMTGDGVNDTPALAAADVSVAMSDGSDIAREVADVTLCRDDITVLVTVREISEKLMHRISSNYRFIAGFNAALILLGVVGALPPGISALLHNGSTMLIAAKSMTRLTERQMD; translated from the coding sequence ATGCAGTACACCATTGCGTATGATAACCACAATCGTCTGCGTCTGCGCTGCGGGGACTATGTTCTGACCCGGGAAAAAGCCAACGGTTTGACGGAGCAGCTGCTGGAGCTGCAGGGTGTACGCACTGCCCAGGTGAATTTCCGCACCGGCAGCATCCTTGTAACCTATACCCCCGGCGCCCGGCAGGAGATTCTTGCCTGGGTTGGGGGCTTGCAGCGTTCTCAGATCCCGGAGGTGGGGCTTACTGCGGCAGAACAGGCGGACGATGAATTCCGCCGGGATCTGGAGCAGATGCTGGCAGGGCGGTTGCTGCGAAAGCTGATTCCGTCTCCCATCCGGAATCTGATGACCATTTACCGGGCGGTCAAGTACATCCTCCGGGCGCTGGACACATTGTTACGGTTTGAAATGGATATTTCCGTGCTGGATGGCGTATCCATCGGCGTATCTATCGCTCAGGGACACTTCAAGACTGCCTCCTCCGTCATGTTCCTGCTGGCGGTATCCGACCGGCTGGAGGCGTACACCAAAAAGCGTACCCGGCTTGCATTGTCCGAGCAGCTGTCGCTGAATGTGGACAGTGTATGGCTTCGCTGCGGAGCGGACAGCGTCAAGGTGCCCTTTGACCGGGTGCAGGTGGGAGATCAGGTCATTGTCCGGACGGGCAGCGTAATCCCCTTTGACGGAACAGTCTGCGATGAGGAGGGTATGGTGAACCAGGCCACCATGACCGGCGAATCCGAAGCGGTACATAAAAAGCCCGGGGACAGCGTGTTTGCCGGCACTACGGTGGAAGCAGGAACCCTTGTGGTAGAGGTCAGAAGCCTTGCGGCGGATTCCCGGCTCAACCAGATTATCAGTCTGATCGATGAATCCGAAAATCTGAAGGCAGGGGTGCAAAGCAAGGCAGAGCATCTGGCGGACGCCATTGTACCCTACAGCTTTCTGGGATTCGGACTGGTCTGGCTGCTCAGCGGCAATCTGACCAAGGCACTGTCGGTGCTGATGGTGGATTTCTCCTGTGCCATCAAGCTGTCCACCCCCATTTCCGTGATCTCTGCGATGCGGGAGGCTGCGGAGTATGGTGCTACCGTCAAGGGCGGCAAGTATCTGGAGGCGTTTGCTGAGGCGGATGCCATTGTATTTGACAAAACCGGTACTCTGACCAATGCCAGCCCGGAGGTTTCCGATGTGATCTGCTTCAACGGCTTTGAACGGGATGAGGTACTGACCACGGCTGCATGCCTGGAGGAGCATTTCCCACATAGTATGGCTGTGGCAGTGGTCAAGAAGGCTGCGGCAGAGGGACTGCTGCACGAGGAGCGCCACGCCGAAGTGGAATATCTGGTGGCACACGGCATTGTGACCCATTACGGCGGCAATCGTGCCATCATCGGCTCGGAGCATTTTGTGTTTGAGGACGAGGGCATCCCACGGACGCCGGAGCAGACCGCACTGATGCGGGAAAAGGCAGCAGGCGGCTCAGCGATATTTCTGGCGATCGGCGGTCAATTGGCAGGTATGCTGGTGATTGATGATCCGGTGCGCCGGGAGGCAAAGGATGTGATTCGGGCACTGCGCAGCAGGGGCATCCACCGGATCTGCATGCTGACCGGAGATGCGGAATCCGCAGCGGCTCGGGTCAGCCGGGAGCTGGGCATTGATAAATATGTAGCGCAGGTGCTGCCGGAGCATAAGAGCGAGTTTGTGAAAAAGCTGCAACAGGAGGGCTTCCGGGTCATCATGACCGGGGATGGGGTGAACGATACCCCTGCCCTTGCGGCGGCGGATGTGTCCGTAGCCATGAGCGACGGCTCGGATATTGCCCGGGAGGTGGCGGACGTTACCCTGTGTCGGGATGATATTACGGTGCTGGTCACTGTCCGGGAGATCAGCGAAAAGCTGATGCACCGGATCTCCTCCAACTATCGGTTCATTGCCGGATTCAATGCGGCGCTGATCCTGCTTGGCGTAGTGGGCGCACTGCCGCCGGGGATTTCTGCACTGCTGCACAATGGCTCTACCATGCTGATTGCGGCAAAGAGCATGACTCGATTAACGGAGCGGCAGATGGATTGA
- a CDS encoding cell division protein ZapA, producing the protein MLNRVKVVICGKEYVVQTEEAPSYVYSLAKTLEKKILSITETNTRVSAHHAAVMVALSTLDELSKSTANVETIRAQVKEYVDEAGKARIERDLALRENESLKAKIAQLENIVKLKSLKDSLDG; encoded by the coding sequence ATGCTAAATCGTGTAAAGGTCGTAATCTGTGGAAAGGAATATGTGGTGCAGACGGAAGAAGCACCCAGCTATGTATATAGCCTTGCCAAGACGCTGGAAAAGAAAATTTTGAGCATTACGGAGACCAACACCCGGGTCTCTGCCCACCATGCGGCAGTGATGGTTGCGCTTTCTACCCTGGATGAGCTGAGCAAATCCACCGCCAACGTAGAAACCATCCGGGCGCAGGTCAAGGAATATGTGGATGAAGCCGGAAAGGCACGGATCGAGCGGGATCTGGCGCTGCGTGAAAACGAATCTCTGAAGGCGAAGATCGCCCAGCTGGAGAACATCGTCAAGCTCAAGTCCCTGAAGGACAGCCTGGATGGCTGA